In Paenibacillus ihbetae, the following are encoded in one genomic region:
- a CDS encoding MFS transporter, which yields MIKSWKIYILAIVSFLVGTSEFIIAGILDLVSRDVGVTIATAGQLISVYSIAYAVGTPILIAATSKISRRKLMLAALALFFIGNLITVVTNGYTMLVGARVILALSTGVFTVVALTVSAQIAGPGKQGTAIATIMMGFNLSLILGVPLGRVIASIYDWKVIFYGIGLLSFIAMLVISITIPKSKGDASVPLREQLALLKNPQLLLTLSISFFWMVGYTIIYTFITPFLLNITGMSNSMVSISLFAFGIASLLGAQAGGYGADKLGIPRTLNGSLILHAGILLLMTIFAHFSIAVFPLLLLWSFFAWFTGPVQQVYMISLAPSASGILLSLNTSFIQSGIAVGAVVGGVVVESFSLQSVGVAGAIGVAVALLPAIISLSMRSQSANGIGSAAGKQ from the coding sequence ATGATTAAATCGTGGAAAATCTATATTTTAGCTATTGTTAGTTTTTTAGTGGGGACTTCGGAATTTATAATTGCCGGAATATTGGATCTGGTTTCCAGAGATGTAGGCGTAACAATTGCTACTGCTGGCCAACTCATTTCGGTTTATTCGATTGCTTACGCGGTTGGCACTCCAATTCTCATTGCAGCTACCTCAAAAATAAGCCGAAGAAAACTCATGTTGGCTGCTTTGGCGCTATTCTTTATTGGAAATCTGATCACAGTGGTCACGAACGGCTATACGATGCTTGTTGGAGCTCGGGTTATCTTAGCTCTTAGCACCGGTGTCTTTACGGTGGTTGCGCTAACTGTATCTGCTCAGATTGCTGGACCTGGCAAACAAGGCACTGCCATAGCAACGATTATGATGGGATTTAATCTATCGCTTATTTTGGGTGTTCCTCTGGGAAGGGTCATTGCGAGCATCTACGACTGGAAAGTGATTTTTTACGGAATCGGGCTGCTTAGTTTTATCGCGATGCTGGTCATTTCAATCACTATACCAAAGTCCAAGGGAGATGCAAGTGTGCCTCTTAGAGAACAACTTGCCCTGTTAAAAAACCCCCAACTTTTATTAACTTTGTCGATCAGCTTCTTCTGGATGGTTGGTTACACGATTATTTACACGTTTATTACACCATTTCTGCTGAACATTACTGGAATGAGCAATAGTATGGTGAGCATTTCGCTATTTGCTTTCGGCATAGCAAGTTTGCTTGGCGCCCAGGCTGGAGGATATGGTGCAGATAAGTTGGGTATTCCACGTACATTGAATGGAAGCCTGATCCTCCACGCTGGTATTTTGCTCCTGATGACTATATTTGCTCATTTTTCTATAGCTGTTTTTCCGTTGCTTCTGTTATGGTCGTTTTTTGCCTGGTTTACGGGGCCCGTTCAGCAAGTTTATATGATTAGCTTGGCACCAAGCGCATCGGGAATTCTCTTGAGCTTGAATACATCTTTCATACAGTCAGGAATTGCGGTGGGAGCTGTTGTTGGCGGTGTGGTTGTGGAAAGCTTCTCACTGCAGTCGGTCGGCGTGGCAGGCGCAATTGGTGTTGCAGTCGCACTCCTCCCAGCTATAATATCGCTCTCGATGCGAAGTCAGTCTGCAAATGGAATAGGATCCGCCGCGGGCAAGCAATAA
- a CDS encoding LLM class flavin-dependent oxidoreductase, producing the protein MKNHSTLELGISTFLHTNPNKGGVMPCERLRQAMEEIQLADQVGLDVYAIGEHHRMDYTSSSPAIILASAAATTKHIRLSSAVTVLSSSDPVRVYQEFATLDNLTNGRAEIMAGRGSFVESFPLFGYNLQNYEELFTEKLELLLKVRSSERVTWNGTHRAPLNNTGVYPRAQQSPLPVWIANGGSPESAIRAGQLGLPVVFSIIGGFPERFAPLVQIYLKAAQQAGHNPSALQIACHSHGFIANSFAIAKEKYYPIMADQMNQIGKERGWATYTRSVYEEALSPRGALYVGDPEYVAEKIVRATNQLSLTRFLLYVDFSTLPHRDLLRTIELFGTKVAPLVRKELARH; encoded by the coding sequence GAATCTCTACATTTCTCCACACCAACCCCAATAAAGGAGGCGTTATGCCATGCGAACGACTGCGACAAGCCATGGAAGAGATTCAACTGGCTGATCAGGTAGGTCTTGACGTCTATGCTATCGGTGAGCATCATCGCATGGACTACACAAGCTCATCGCCAGCAATTATCTTGGCTTCTGCTGCTGCCACTACAAAACATATTCGGCTGTCTAGCGCCGTAACGGTACTGTCTTCGTCCGATCCAGTCCGCGTATATCAGGAATTTGCTACCCTGGATAACTTAACGAATGGGCGGGCCGAGATCATGGCTGGACGAGGTTCTTTCGTCGAATCCTTTCCACTCTTCGGTTATAACCTGCAAAATTATGAGGAATTATTCACAGAAAAACTGGAACTTTTACTTAAAGTACGATCTTCAGAGAGAGTAACATGGAATGGCACGCACCGTGCTCCACTTAACAATACGGGCGTATATCCGCGTGCGCAACAGTCTCCGCTTCCCGTGTGGATTGCTAATGGCGGCAGTCCAGAGTCGGCAATCCGTGCCGGTCAGCTTGGTCTTCCTGTGGTCTTCTCCATAATTGGCGGTTTCCCGGAGCGTTTCGCTCCATTAGTGCAGATATATCTTAAAGCTGCCCAACAAGCAGGACACAATCCCAGTGCCTTACAGATCGCCTGTCATTCGCATGGTTTTATTGCAAACTCGTTTGCAATAGCCAAAGAAAAGTATTATCCCATCATGGCAGACCAAATGAATCAAATTGGAAAAGAACGCGGCTGGGCGACTTATACACGAAGCGTATATGAGGAGGCGTTAAGTCCACGTGGGGCGCTTTATGTTGGAGATCCAGAATATGTAGCAGAAAAGATCGTGCGTGCAACTAATCAACTGAGCTTGACTCGTTTTCTTTTATACGTTGATTTTAGTACATTGCCTCATCGTGATTTGTTGAGAACGATTGAACTTTTTGGTACGAAAGTGGCGCCCCTTGTACGCAAGGAGCTGGCCAGGCATTAA
- a CDS encoding DUF3600 domain-containing protein: protein MSLDERLKTAFKEETKEWNAPTELKEKILNKVVHIQGGRQMKKWVVVCILAATLLIPTGAFAGYSYIADSIYGSRENIGVTQKQYDELEAKLQTAKQNLSEEEFTKWMSLLKELGTLNLKVADANGDFNFEKLSVGEQKKL from the coding sequence ATGAGTCTCGATGAAAGATTGAAAACTGCTTTTAAGGAAGAGACCAAAGAATGGAACGCACCAACGGAGCTCAAGGAAAAAATATTAAACAAAGTCGTACACATTCAAGGAGGAAGGCAAATGAAAAAATGGGTCGTTGTATGTATTTTGGCCGCTACATTGTTAATCCCAACAGGTGCTTTTGCCGGTTATAGCTACATAGCTGATTCCATCTATGGTTCGAGGGAAAATATCGGAGTAACTCAAAAACAATATGATGAGCTGGAGGCAAAGCTGCAGACCGCTAAACAAAACCTAAGTGAAGAGGAGTTTACAAAATGGATGTCCTTACTAAAAGAATTGGGCACCCTTAATTTGAAAGTTGCCGATGCAAATGGGGATTTTAATTTTGAGAAATTAAGCGTAGGAGAGCAAAAAAAACTATAG
- a CDS encoding sensor histidine kinase: MDELKREWGAGISHDLRTHLTYIKSYASMLLSPQYGWNDSEKTKFLWEIQQKTEHLEVLIQDLNLSFQMDHQNIPLSATSGDIVDFVRRIAADVGYNPRASKHELNYDAHYRGSTTKQKSEGTGLGMANAKQLVLAHQSDISVTSRTNEGTAVEISLPSLSTGKKTLTPLVRSLRQRDIQIFHCNHALFLNHYPPVVRIDDRGGTGSFKRS, encoded by the coding sequence ATGGACGAATTGAAGCGGGAATGGGGAGCCGGCATATCGCATGATTTGAGAACGCATCTAACGTATATCAAAAGCTATGCTTCCATGCTGCTATCCCCGCAATACGGCTGGAACGATTCGGAAAAAACGAAATTTTTGTGGGAGATCCAGCAAAAGACCGAACATTTGGAAGTGCTGATTCAGGATTTGAACCTTTCCTTCCAGATGGACCATCAGAACATTCCGCTGTCCGCGACGAGCGGCGACATCGTCGACTTTGTAAGGCGGATCGCGGCGGATGTGGGGTATAATCCCCGGGCTAGCAAGCATGAACTGAATTACGATGCGCATTATCGGGGGAGCACGACGAAGCAAAAGTCCGAGGGAACGGGACTGGGCATGGCCAATGCCAAACAATTGGTTTTAGCGCATCAGAGCGACATTTCGGTCACAAGCAGGACCAATGAAGGGACTGCCGTTGAAATTTCGCTCCCCAGTTTATCGACTGGAAAAAAAACACTAACGCCATTAGTACGTTCACTGCGGCAACGGGACATCCAGATTTTCCATTGTAACCATGCTCTGTTTTTGAACCATTACCCCCCAGTGGTACGAATCGACGACCGAGGAGGAACGGGCTCATTTAAACGATCTTAA
- a CDS encoding MarR family winged helix-turn-helix transcriptional regulator encodes MDNPELRDVTEHREQIVNELRRFGANYAELSHRFATSLNLHSTDAIALIEIFYAEDIGSPLSPARLSERISLSSGATTALLNRLERAGHIYRTREATDRRMVTLHSGPNVQAHTAQFFGPLANHVDSMLREYTDLQLNQYVTFLNKFNSTMRLVLDEQHQEPNSE; translated from the coding sequence ATGGATAATCCAGAACTTAGAGACGTCACTGAACACCGCGAGCAAATTGTAAATGAACTTCGACGGTTTGGTGCGAATTACGCCGAGCTTTCACACCGATTTGCAACTTCGCTTAATTTACATTCTACTGACGCTATTGCATTAATAGAGATTTTCTACGCGGAGGATATTGGTTCTCCATTATCGCCTGCACGGTTAAGTGAGCGTATTTCGTTATCGTCGGGAGCAACCACTGCATTGCTCAACCGTCTTGAACGTGCTGGGCACATATATCGTACTCGCGAAGCTACCGATCGACGGATGGTTACTCTACATAGCGGTCCTAATGTCCAAGCACATACTGCACAGTTTTTTGGACCTCTCGCTAACCACGTAGATTCAATGCTCAGAGAATATACGGACTTGCAGTTGAATCAATATGTGACTTTTTTAAACAAGTTTAACTCGACTATGAGATTAGTCCTGGATGAACAACATCAAGAACCCAATTCAGAATAA
- a CDS encoding MFS transporter produces the protein MKVFKLKSRLVSPRSQLIALVVVLVAVFMELLDATIVSVAAPSIAVSLGASEAELQWTVAGYTLALAAGLITGGRIGDQFGRRRAFLIGLMGFTLASLLCALATSPAFLIAARVAQGLTGSLMIPQVFGIIRTAFTPSQRAKAFGAYGAVLGLASLAGPLLGGILVNADLLGLGWRTIFGVNVPVGIVGLILGFRYIPESRGAGSMKLDLGGAVLISFAMILILLPIVQGREWGWPWWGFVMLALSIPLIALFFMRESRLAAGGDQPILDPALLRIRAFTSGLSASLLFFGGIGSFFFLFALYLQFGTGRDALETGMAILPYAIGSIITSGIGVQFANRAGRAMLVFGSLLLAISQGILLLNVRDGVDPSYWALALPMFIGGLGIGFTAPILVNVIIAGVPGKDAGSAGAVLTTMGQIGNSIGIAILGVLFFSRLNSSFTVEENQLIAYGDALTFILPWLIACYVIAAALMLLLPAKAASEELHH, from the coding sequence GTGAAGGTATTTAAATTGAAAAGTCGATTAGTAAGTCCCCGTTCACAACTAATTGCTCTAGTTGTCGTCTTAGTTGCGGTTTTCATGGAATTGCTTGATGCAACGATTGTCAGTGTAGCTGCTCCTTCGATAGCCGTATCGTTAGGAGCCAGCGAAGCAGAGCTCCAATGGACGGTGGCAGGGTACACACTTGCGTTAGCAGCTGGATTAATAACGGGCGGACGAATAGGTGACCAGTTTGGACGGAGACGTGCTTTCTTAATAGGACTTATGGGGTTTACCTTAGCCTCGTTATTATGTGCGCTTGCTACTAGTCCGGCTTTCTTAATCGCTGCACGTGTTGCGCAAGGGTTAACTGGAAGTTTAATGATACCCCAGGTTTTTGGCATTATTCGCACAGCGTTTACGCCATCTCAACGAGCTAAGGCATTCGGAGCCTATGGTGCTGTTTTAGGTCTAGCTAGCCTGGCGGGGCCACTGCTTGGAGGAATACTTGTTAATGCTGATCTTTTGGGATTGGGTTGGCGCACCATTTTTGGGGTGAACGTACCAGTCGGTATCGTCGGTCTTATTCTTGGATTCAGGTATATACCTGAATCTCGTGGAGCTGGTTCAATGAAACTTGACTTGGGTGGCGCAGTACTAATTTCATTTGCGATGATATTAATTTTGTTACCTATAGTACAGGGACGTGAGTGGGGGTGGCCATGGTGGGGCTTCGTAATGCTTGCCTTATCCATCCCATTAATAGCGCTCTTTTTTATGAGAGAAAGCCGCTTGGCCGCAGGCGGCGACCAACCAATACTTGATCCGGCGCTTTTGCGTATAAGAGCATTTACAAGTGGTCTTTCCGCTTCCCTGTTATTCTTTGGGGGTATAGGCTCATTTTTCTTCCTATTTGCCCTTTACCTTCAATTCGGCACCGGACGGGATGCGCTTGAAACGGGTATGGCCATTCTTCCTTACGCGATAGGGTCTATCATTACATCTGGCATCGGTGTCCAATTTGCAAACCGGGCCGGTCGCGCCATGCTTGTGTTCGGCAGTTTACTTCTTGCGATCTCTCAGGGAATTCTATTGCTAAATGTCAGAGATGGTGTTGATCCATCTTATTGGGCGCTCGCCTTGCCAATGTTTATCGGCGGATTAGGGATCGGTTTTACTGCGCCTATTCTGGTGAATGTCATTATTGCTGGGGTCCCTGGCAAAGATGCTGGTTCTGCCGGTGCCGTTCTTACTACGATGGGTCAAATAGGCAACTCCATCGGAATTGCGATCCTGGGTGTCCTTTTCTTCTCTAGGTTAAACTCTTCATTTACCGTTGAAGAAAATCAATTGATTGCTTATGGCGATGCATTGACCTTTATTCTTCCCTGGCTAATTGCATGTTATGTTATAGCGGCTGCTCTCATGCTTTTGCTGCCAGCAAAAGCAGCCTCTGAGGAACTTCATCACTGA
- a CDS encoding VOC family protein: protein MSMRSTPFIMLDGQAAEAIEFYREALNSKLLFKTTYGEGTDADGLPDEVKTRISHAVLQTGENDLMVADIFPGKSIVIGDQVNICITATQQSEIEEMYKKFSEKGQVIFPLQETEFSPCFGIVKDHFNITFQFFMNDTTSSWS, encoded by the coding sequence ATGTCAATGCGCTCAACACCATTTATTATGCTGGATGGACAAGCTGCGGAAGCGATTGAGTTTTACCGGGAAGCGTTGAACTCGAAATTACTGTTCAAAACTACGTACGGGGAAGGCACGGATGCCGATGGTTTGCCTGATGAAGTGAAGACTCGTATTTCCCATGCTGTGTTGCAAACCGGTGAAAATGATTTGATGGTCGCTGACATCTTTCCGGGGAAATCTATTGTAATCGGAGATCAGGTAAATATTTGCATTACAGCTACGCAACAAAGCGAGATTGAAGAAATGTATAAAAAATTCAGTGAAAAAGGACAAGTTATATTCCCGTTGCAAGAAACTGAATTCAGTCCCTGCTTCGGAATAGTGAAAGATCATTTTAACATTACATTTCAGTTCTTCATGAATGATACAACAAGCAGTTGGAGCTGA